One Aliiroseovarius sediminilitoris DNA window includes the following coding sequences:
- a CDS encoding F0F1 ATP synthase subunit delta, translating to MDVSEPVAISTGIAQRYATAVFDLAKEGKNLKAVEADVAALEAALADSEDLRNLISSPIYSRDEQGASITAIAKKMKLSSMVANTLGLMAQKRRLFVLPQFVAAMRALIAEDKGEVTAQVTAAKSMTKAQQDKLAKALKATIGKDVNINLAVDESLIGGLVVQVGSRMIDTSIRAKLNALQNSMKEVG from the coding sequence GTGGACGTGTCCGAACCAGTCGCGATCTCAACCGGCATTGCCCAGCGTTATGCCACTGCCGTCTTTGACCTGGCCAAGGAAGGCAAGAACCTGAAAGCAGTCGAGGCGGATGTTGCCGCCCTTGAAGCTGCTCTCGCCGACAGCGAAGACCTTCGCAACCTGATCAGTTCCCCTATCTATAGCCGGGACGAGCAGGGTGCCTCGATCACCGCTATCGCCAAGAAGATGAAACTTTCGTCGATGGTCGCGAACACGCTGGGGCTGATGGCCCAGAAACGGCGTTTGTTCGTGCTGCCTCAGTTCGTGGCCGCCATGCGCGCGCTGATCGCTGAGGACAAGGGCGAGGTGACCGCACAGGTGACCGCCGCCAAATCCATGACCAAGGCTCAACAAGACAAACTTGCCAAGGCTTTGAAAGCCACCATTGGCAAGGATGTGAACATCAACCTGGCCGTCGATGAATCGCTCATCGGTGGTCTTGTCGTCCAAGTGGGCTCGCGCATGATCGACACGTCGATCCGAGCGAAGCTCAACGCACTTCAGAATTCCATGAAAGAGGTCGGATAA
- the gloB gene encoding hydroxyacylglutathione hydrolase: protein MLTLVTIPCLSDNYAFLLHDEKSGQTSLIDAPEAAPISAALAARDWTLSEIWLTHHHWDHVQGVADLVEATGAKVVGAIADAHRLPDLDRAYGDDDQFHFAGHDVHVMDVSGHTAGHIAFHVPDAGSVFTGDSLMAMGCGRLFEGTAEQMWDSLSRLAALPPETLVCSGHEYTTANAAFAATIEPDNSALKRRTDDIAALRASGQPTVPSRLSDELETNPFLRAHLSEVKAALHMETAPDAEVFAEIRRRKDSF, encoded by the coding sequence ATGCTGACGCTTGTCACGATACCCTGCCTTTCCGACAATTACGCATTCCTGCTGCATGACGAGAAATCTGGCCAAACCTCGCTGATTGATGCACCCGAAGCCGCCCCCATCAGCGCAGCGCTGGCAGCGCGTGACTGGACACTGTCGGAAATCTGGCTGACCCATCACCATTGGGACCACGTTCAAGGGGTTGCTGACCTTGTGGAGGCGACCGGTGCCAAGGTTGTGGGCGCAATAGCTGACGCCCACCGCCTGCCCGATCTGGACCGTGCCTATGGCGACGACGATCAGTTTCACTTCGCCGGGCACGATGTGCATGTGATGGATGTGTCAGGACACACAGCGGGCCATATCGCCTTTCACGTCCCCGACGCCGGATCAGTGTTTACCGGCGACAGCCTGATGGCGATGGGATGTGGCCGTCTGTTCGAAGGTACAGCTGAACAGATGTGGGACAGCCTGTCGCGCCTTGCGGCACTGCCACCTGAAACGCTGGTCTGTTCGGGCCATGAATACACGACCGCGAACGCGGCTTTTGCGGCGACGATCGAACCGGACAACAGCGCTCTGAAAAGACGCACAGATGACATCGCCGCCCTGCGGGCAAGCGGTCAGCCCACGGTGCCGTCCCGCCTGTCTGACGAGCTTGAAACCAACCCGTTTTTACGCGCCCACTTGTCAGAGGTGAAAGCCGCCCTACATATGGAAACCGCCCCAGACGCCGAGGTGTTCGCCGAAATCCGGCGTCGCAAAGACAGTTTCTAA
- the clpA gene encoding ATP-dependent Clp protease ATP-binding subunit ClpA produces MPSFSKPLEEAIHHALALANERKHELATLEHLLLALLDEPDAARVMQACSVDLDILRKVLVEFVDEELTTLITDVEGSEAVPTAAFQRVIQRAAIHVQSSGRTEVTGANVLVAIFAERESNAAFFLQEQDMTRYDAVNYIAHGVAKDSNFGEARPVSGTPDFEEDVQDAQPAEENDSALAKYCVDLNAKAREGEIDPLIGREHEVERCIQVLCRRRKNNPLLVGDPGVGKTAIAEGLAAKVVGGETPEILSKTTIYSLDMGALLAGTRYRGDFEERLKAVMKELEDHPDAVLFIDEIHTVIGAGATSGGAMDASNLLKPALQGGKLRCMGSTTYKEFRQHFEKDRALSRRFQKIDVNEPTVDDAVKILKGLKPYFEEHHGVKYTADAIKSAVELSDRYVNDRKLPDKAIDVIDEAGAAQHLLIQSKRRKTIGVKEIEAVVAKIARIPPKSVSKDDAETLRDLEKSLKRVVFGQDNAIESLASAIKLARAGLREPEKPIGNYLFAGPTGVGKTEVAKQLADNLGVELLRFDMSEYMEKHAVSRLIGAPPGYVGFDQGGLLTDGVDQHPHCVLLLDEIEKAHPDVYNILLQVMDHGELTDHNGRTVSFRNVVLIMTSNAGAAEQAKSAIGFGRDRREGEDTAAIERTFTPEFRNRLDAVISFAPLGKEVILQVVEKFVLQLEAQLLDRGVSIELTRAAAEWIADKGYDDRMGARPLGRVIQEHIKKPLAEELLFGKLAKGGLVQVGVKNGKLDIRFEKPKNRQLGSRKRPPLLTAD; encoded by the coding sequence GTGCCATCCTTTTCAAAACCGCTCGAAGAAGCCATTCACCACGCGCTGGCGCTGGCGAATGAGCGCAAGCACGAGTTGGCAACGCTGGAACACCTGCTTCTCGCGCTGCTGGACGAACCCGATGCCGCCCGCGTAATGCAGGCCTGTTCGGTCGATCTGGACATTCTGCGCAAGGTGCTGGTCGAGTTTGTCGATGAAGAACTGACAACCCTGATCACCGATGTCGAAGGCAGCGAGGCCGTGCCAACCGCTGCCTTCCAACGTGTGATTCAGCGTGCAGCGATCCATGTTCAAAGCTCGGGCCGCACCGAAGTCACCGGCGCCAACGTGCTGGTGGCCATTTTCGCCGAACGCGAATCGAATGCCGCCTTCTTCCTGCAAGAGCAGGACATGACCCGTTACGACGCCGTAAACTACATTGCCCACGGCGTGGCCAAGGATTCGAACTTTGGCGAAGCGCGACCGGTTTCCGGGACGCCTGACTTCGAAGAAGACGTGCAGGACGCCCAACCGGCCGAAGAAAACGACAGTGCGCTGGCGAAGTATTGCGTCGATCTGAATGCCAAGGCACGCGAGGGTGAGATTGACCCGCTGATCGGGCGCGAACACGAAGTTGAGCGCTGCATTCAGGTGCTCTGCCGTCGCCGCAAGAATAACCCGCTTCTGGTGGGTGATCCAGGCGTCGGAAAAACCGCGATTGCCGAGGGTCTGGCCGCCAAGGTCGTGGGCGGCGAAACGCCCGAGATCCTGTCGAAAACAACGATCTATTCACTCGATATGGGCGCATTGCTGGCAGGCACCCGCTATCGCGGTGACTTTGAAGAGCGTCTGAAAGCGGTGATGAAAGAGCTGGAAGATCACCCTGACGCCGTCTTGTTTATCGACGAGATTCACACCGTGATCGGTGCAGGCGCCACTTCGGGCGGGGCGATGGATGCCTCGAACCTGCTGAAGCCCGCCCTACAGGGCGGCAAGCTGCGCTGCATGGGGTCGACCACCTATAAGGAATTCCGCCAGCATTTCGAGAAGGACCGAGCACTTTCCCGCCGGTTCCAGAAGATCGACGTGAACGAACCCACCGTCGATGATGCGGTGAAAATCCTGAAAGGGTTAAAGCCGTATTTTGAAGAACATCACGGCGTGAAATACACTGCGGATGCGATCAAATCCGCGGTTGAGTTGTCAGATCGCTATGTCAACGACCGCAAATTGCCGGATAAAGCCATCGACGTGATCGACGAAGCCGGGGCAGCCCAGCATCTTCTGATACAAAGCAAGCGTCGCAAGACGATTGGCGTGAAGGAGATCGAGGCCGTTGTTGCCAAGATCGCCCGCATCCCGCCGAAAAGCGTGTCGAAAGATGACGCGGAAACACTCCGCGATCTGGAGAAGTCGCTGAAACGGGTTGTGTTCGGGCAGGACAACGCGATTGAATCGCTGGCCTCGGCCATCAAACTGGCGCGCGCGGGCTTGCGCGAACCCGAAAAACCCATCGGCAACTACCTGTTCGCCGGCCCCACGGGAGTGGGCAAGACCGAGGTGGCAAAGCAATTGGCCGACAATCTGGGTGTCGAACTGCTGCGCTTTGACATGTCGGAATACATGGAGAAACACGCCGTCTCACGCCTGATCGGTGCACCTCCGGGTTATGTCGGGTTCGACCAAGGTGGTCTTTTGACCGATGGTGTCGATCAGCACCCCCACTGCGTATTGCTGCTGGACGAGATCGAGAAAGCGCACCCGGATGTGTATAACATCCTGTTGCAGGTCATGGACCACGGCGAGTTGACCGACCATAACGGGCGCACTGTCAGCTTCCGCAATGTGGTGTTGATCATGACATCGAACGCGGGTGCCGCGGAACAGGCCAAGTCAGCCATCGGCTTCGGGCGTGACCGTCGCGAAGGCGAAGACACCGCCGCCATCGAACGCACATTCACGCCGGAATTCCGCAACCGTCTGGATGCGGTGATCAGCTTCGCGCCATTGGGCAAAGAGGTGATCCTGCAAGTGGTCGAGAAATTCGTGCTGCAACTGGAAGCCCAGCTTCTGGATCGCGGTGTCAGTATTGAACTGACCCGTGCCGCCGCCGAATGGATTGCCGACAAGGGCTATGACGACCGGATGGGCGCCCGCCCGTTGGGTCGTGTCATTCAGGAACACATCAAGAAGCCGCTGGCCGAAGAACTTCTGTTTGGCAAGCTGGCCAAAGGCGGGTTGGTTCAAGTCGGCGTCAAAAACGGCAAGCTGGATATTCGGTTCGAGAAACCGAAGAACCGTCAGCTTGGGTCGCGCAAGCGCCCGCCCTTGCTGACTGCTGACTGA
- a CDS encoding class I SAM-dependent methyltransferase produces MHLDVQDLRNFYYRSMLGRAAQKAIRDKVITTWPAAKAKGQTVAGFGFAVPLLRPYLSSARRVMGLMPAPQGVMPWPAGMQNVSVLVEDTMWPLDTGVVDKLVVMHGLETSETPSFLLDEAYRVLGPGGRALFITPNRAGLWARSDATPFGYGRPYSMSQLEAQLEEHGFRVERHLSALYQPPSSKRFWLKTGSFWERAGLQLPLVLAGGVLMVEVSKQIPAPKRPGLAQAVKRPLKVLEGLGVPEPSASRVQDASRSGPFRSGRIIRFDLR; encoded by the coding sequence ATGCATCTTGATGTGCAGGATCTTCGCAACTTCTATTATCGCAGCATGTTGGGACGTGCGGCGCAAAAGGCGATCCGTGACAAGGTGATAACGACGTGGCCTGCCGCCAAGGCCAAGGGGCAGACCGTGGCCGGGTTCGGCTTTGCGGTGCCTTTATTGCGACCGTATCTTTCATCTGCGCGCCGCGTGATGGGCCTGATGCCCGCCCCCCAAGGGGTTATGCCTTGGCCTGCGGGGATGCAGAATGTCTCGGTCCTGGTCGAAGATACGATGTGGCCGTTGGACACCGGTGTTGTCGACAAACTGGTGGTGATGCACGGGTTGGAAACTTCGGAGACGCCGAGCTTTCTTTTGGACGAAGCCTATCGCGTTCTCGGCCCTGGCGGTCGGGCGCTGTTCATCACGCCCAATCGTGCCGGGCTTTGGGCACGTTCAGATGCCACCCCGTTTGGCTATGGCCGCCCCTATTCGATGAGCCAGCTCGAAGCCCAGTTGGAAGAGCACGGGTTTCGTGTCGAACGCCACTTGTCGGCGCTGTATCAGCCGCCCTCTTCGAAACGTTTCTGGCTCAAGACGGGAAGTTTCTGGGAACGGGCGGGGCTGCAACTGCCGCTGGTGTTGGCGGGGGGGGTTCTGATGGTCGAGGTGTCCAAGCAAATTCCTGCCCCAAAACGGCCGGGACTGGCGCAGGCCGTGAAGCGACCTTTGAAGGTGCTTGAAGGGCTTGGCGTGCCCGAGCCAAGTGCCTCACGAGTGCAGGACGCGAGCCGCTCAGGCCCATTTCGCAGCGGCAGAATCATTCGTTTCGATCTCCGCTGA
- a CDS encoding DUF938 domain-containing protein: MAGEKPHSIAETRNDGRLSAPSAARNISPILEVIGPYVPSGGVALEIASGTGEHAVAFADAFPETIWQPTDIDAERLISIDAWRARKGILNMRVAQVLDATAPSWRTGPFEMAVTVNLMHLINAKAAQAVVNGVARNLLPGGHWFLYGPFRTQGLFRSDSDQAFHAALTEQNPDIGYKDIEAIEAWATEAGLSRAALIEMPANNLVLVMRQTRE; this comes from the coding sequence ATGGCTGGTGAAAAGCCACATTCGATTGCGGAGACGCGCAACGACGGACGGTTGTCCGCGCCCTCTGCTGCGCGCAACATTTCCCCAATCCTGGAAGTCATTGGACCCTATGTGCCATCCGGTGGCGTCGCGCTTGAGATTGCGTCGGGCACCGGTGAACATGCCGTCGCCTTCGCAGATGCGTTTCCCGAAACCATCTGGCAGCCCACGGATATTGATGCCGAGCGTCTGATCAGCATCGATGCGTGGCGCGCCAGGAAAGGGATCTTGAACATGCGAGTCGCGCAGGTTCTGGATGCGACCGCCCCCAGTTGGCGCACCGGCCCGTTCGAGATGGCAGTGACGGTAAACCTGATGCACCTGATCAACGCCAAGGCCGCGCAAGCTGTGGTCAATGGCGTGGCGCGCAATCTTTTGCCCGGTGGGCACTGGTTTCTTTACGGCCCTTTTCGCACGCAGGGTCTGTTCCGGTCCGATAGTGACCAGGCATTCCATGCCGCGCTGACCGAACAGAATCCCGACATCGGCTACAAGGATATCGAGGCGATTGAAGCGTGGGCGACCGAGGCTGGCCTGTCGCGCGCCGCGTTGATCGAGATGCCGGCAAACAATCTGGTGCTGGTGATGCGCCAAACACGAGAGTGA
- a CDS encoding peptidoglycan -binding protein, whose protein sequence is MALTRRSVQRMSSSIWPGFVDAMTALLLVLMFVLTIFMIVQFILRETISGQADELDELSSQVAGLADALGLERSRTAELEGELGSLNATLAEARSVSEAQAALIAQLTAQTEAQAGELATQSAKITSFEAQVATLLAERDQALAEGSALSATVEELEAVQARMISEQEALTLALARARNEVDASAEAARLAAAKREALEALVADLEAKTDEQAAALNEEEAGRLVEAAAAAALRERLQSADEELTAMTLALEVERKRADETLTLLAAAKAAGADLETRLATALTQLDESKEDLADLPELRAQLQAALAARLAAESEVEETLSAAEERARLLAAANLELAEKEAESAESQRRIALLNEQVAALRTQLGSLQAILDEGNARDAEAQVQIQKLGSELNAALARVASEERKRAALEEAERKRLEEEAKELAAYRSEFFGKLRQVLADREGVQIVGDRFVFSSEVLFSSAEAALQPEGRAQVAKVAALLSEVAGEIPDEIDWIIRVDGHTDNVPLSGTGRYRNNWELSQARALSVVQYLINDLGFPPERLAATGFGEYRPVNTADTPEARAQNRRIELKLTER, encoded by the coding sequence ATGGCCCTGACGCGTCGATCGGTTCAAAGGATGAGCAGCTCGATCTGGCCCGGTTTTGTTGACGCGATGACCGCGCTGTTGCTGGTTCTGATGTTCGTCTTGACGATTTTCATGATCGTGCAATTTATTCTTCGCGAAACAATCTCGGGGCAGGCGGATGAGTTGGACGAGCTGTCCAGTCAGGTTGCGGGGTTGGCCGATGCGCTGGGGTTGGAGCGATCGCGCACGGCGGAACTGGAAGGAGAACTGGGCAGTCTGAACGCGACCTTGGCAGAGGCGCGCTCGGTGTCCGAGGCGCAGGCGGCCCTGATCGCGCAACTGACCGCCCAGACCGAAGCACAAGCTGGTGAACTGGCCACCCAATCCGCGAAGATCACCAGTTTCGAAGCGCAGGTGGCCACGTTGTTGGCAGAGCGGGATCAGGCGCTGGCAGAAGGGTCGGCCCTGAGCGCCACGGTCGAGGAGTTGGAAGCCGTGCAGGCCCGAATGATTTCCGAGCAAGAGGCGTTGACGCTGGCGTTGGCCAGGGCGCGGAACGAGGTGGACGCAAGCGCCGAGGCCGCCCGCCTGGCGGCGGCAAAACGCGAGGCGCTGGAAGCCTTGGTGGCCGATCTGGAAGCGAAGACGGATGAGCAAGCCGCCGCGTTGAACGAGGAAGAAGCAGGCCGGCTGGTCGAAGCTGCTGCCGCAGCGGCGTTGCGCGAACGTCTGCAATCCGCGGACGAGGAACTGACGGCCATGACCCTTGCGCTTGAGGTCGAGCGGAAGCGGGCGGACGAAACTCTGACCCTGTTGGCGGCAGCAAAGGCAGCGGGCGCAGACCTTGAAACCCGTCTGGCGACGGCACTGACGCAACTGGATGAGAGCAAAGAGGATTTGGCCGATCTGCCGGAACTGCGCGCGCAATTGCAAGCGGCGTTGGCCGCGCGACTGGCTGCGGAAAGCGAAGTAGAGGAGACATTGAGCGCGGCGGAAGAACGAGCGCGCCTGCTGGCGGCGGCAAATCTGGAACTGGCTGAAAAAGAGGCCGAAAGCGCCGAAAGCCAGCGCAGGATCGCGCTTTTGAATGAACAGGTTGCAGCACTGCGCACGCAATTGGGCAGCCTTCAGGCAATTCTTGACGAAGGCAACGCCCGAGATGCGGAGGCGCAGGTGCAAATTCAGAAGCTCGGGTCGGAGTTGAACGCGGCCCTTGCCCGCGTCGCGTCAGAGGAGCGCAAACGCGCCGCCTTGGAAGAGGCCGAGCGCAAGCGTTTGGAGGAGGAAGCGAAGGAGCTTGCCGCATATCGGTCCGAATTTTTTGGCAAGCTGAGACAGGTTCTGGCGGATCGTGAAGGGGTTCAGATCGTTGGCGACCGGTTCGTGTTTTCTTCAGAAGTGTTGTTCAGCAGCGCCGAGGCCGCATTGCAACCTGAAGGCAGGGCGCAGGTTGCCAAGGTCGCGGCTCTGTTATCCGAGGTGGCGGGTGAGATCCCGGATGAGATTGATTGGATCATCCGCGTTGATGGGCACACCGACAATGTGCCGCTGTCCGGCACCGGCCGTTATCGCAACAACTGGGAGCTAAGCCAGGCGCGGGCGTTGTCTGTTGTTCAGTATTTGATCAACGATCTGGGCTTTCCCCCTGAGCGGCTGGCCGCAACCGGGTTTGGGGAATATCGTCCGGTCAACACCGCAGACACGCCTGAAGCCCGCGCGCAGAACCGGCGGATCGAATTGAAACTGACCGAGCGATAA